In the Armatimonadota bacterium genome, one interval contains:
- a CDS encoding serpin family protein, with protein MRRFRVTDWIHRNARLLVALFFFEVAMVAIGLPDPVQIVIVCGYNGFQSVRELTADAVARFHHRNPSGPPPDMRVVAAANDLGFSLLRRLSDAAPGRNVFFSPYNVAASMTICANASNGATRAAVLKTLRLTPADLAASNTAQESLGEYLSATDPRIQVKTATSLWADSAVDLNPAFTGQMRKDLKADVESADLHSAAGMARLTAWIARNSDAQLASGIPPMAPEEHIAIVNTLSFHGRWKDQFKRSDTRPGPFHLEGGTTKQLPMMSRRGSVRGFDGEYGKSERRYLVASLPYGDGSMGMLIIVPAFDRAARVADILPLITAKQVDTWMSHLRSFDGGIEMPRFRVRCRPEMDPVLRQSGLAPAYDASRADFSSMAKARSGQNIYLGRTVETAFLEVDEEGTRAASMRVMVFNTFGKPRKIVVDRPFICLIRDNRTGMILFAGAIYDPSAL; from the coding sequence ATGAGACGATTCCGCGTAACGGATTGGATCCACCGAAATGCACGCCTCCTCGTTGCATTGTTCTTCTTCGAAGTCGCGATGGTAGCCATTGGTCTGCCGGACCCCGTCCAGATCGTGATCGTGTGCGGTTACAACGGTTTCCAGTCTGTCCGCGAACTCACAGCCGACGCGGTGGCACGTTTCCACCACCGAAACCCGAGCGGCCCGCCTCCCGACATGAGGGTCGTTGCCGCTGCCAACGATCTGGGATTCAGCCTGCTTCGCCGCCTGTCCGACGCCGCGCCTGGCCGCAACGTGTTCTTCTCTCCATACAACGTCGCGGCATCAATGACGATATGTGCAAACGCTTCCAACGGGGCAACGCGGGCGGCAGTCCTGAAGACGCTCCGGCTGACACCGGCGGACCTCGCTGCCTCAAACACGGCCCAGGAGAGCCTTGGTGAGTATTTGTCGGCCACCGACCCACGTATCCAGGTCAAGACCGCCACCAGCCTGTGGGCCGATTCCGCCGTGGACCTCAATCCCGCGTTCACCGGCCAGATGCGGAAAGACCTCAAAGCGGACGTGGAGTCCGCGGACCTGCACAGCGCCGCCGGCATGGCCCGCCTCACGGCCTGGATCGCGCGGAACTCAGACGCACAACTAGCGTCCGGCATCCCACCAATGGCGCCGGAAGAGCACATTGCCATCGTGAACACCCTTTCCTTCCACGGCAGGTGGAAGGACCAGTTCAAGCGCTCAGATACCCGACCCGGCCCGTTTCACTTGGAGGGCGGGACGACGAAGCAGCTGCCGATGATGTCGCGAAGGGGCTCCGTCCGGGGATTCGACGGAGAGTATGGCAAGTCCGAACGGCGTTACCTGGTGGCGTCTCTCCCCTATGGAGACGGCTCCATGGGCATGCTGATCATCGTGCCTGCGTTTGACCGCGCTGCCCGGGTCGCGGATATTCTCCCACTGATCACCGCCAAACAGGTAGACACGTGGATGAGCCACTTACGCTCCTTTGACGGCGGTATAGAAATGCCACGCTTCAGGGTGCGATGCCGGCCGGAGATGGATCCGGTTCTGCGGCAGTCTGGCCTGGCGCCGGCGTATGACGCAAGCCGCGCCGACTTCAGTTCAATGGCAAAAGCCAGATCAGGGCAGAATATCTACCTGGGGCGGACGGTTGAAACCGCCTTCCTGGAAGTGGACGAGGAGGGCACGAGGGCAGCCTCGATGAGGGTGATGGTCTTCAACACGTTTGGAAAGCCGCGGAAGATTGTCGTGGACAGGCCGTTCATCTGCCTGATACGCGACAACCGGACGGGGATGATCCTGTTCGCCGGGGCAATCTACGATCCTTCAGCATTGTAG
- a CDS encoding serpin family protein: protein MPESRLMKWTRRIGCTLAALFVIEIFTLFTGLPDPVQIVIVYGYNGIQSVREATADTVARFRRHNPGGPPPDARVVAAANDFGFGLLRRLCTAKPGQNIFFSPYSVSAVTTTCANAADGTTRAAVMKTLRLAPSGLAAANATQRSIREYLADTDPRIQVKTANSLWSDSTVDLNPAFVGLMKADLKSDVESADLHTALGMARLTGWIARNSNASLASVIPPMAREEHIALVNTITFHGKWKDQFKRANTHPDEFHLEDGVIKILPMMSRSGAVQATGGQVQSPSEGLWGYTVACLPYGDGSMSMLIVLPRSDVKAHLSELLPLITAKNVDRWTKHMGSHVGGIVMPRFKVSCRPELDPALREMGLAPAYDPAAADFTAMATSRSGNPIYLSRTIQNAYLEVDEEGTRAGAMTMQRYNTAGMHVPIFVDRPFICLIRDNRTGMILFAGAIYDPSAW, encoded by the coding sequence ATGCCAGAGTCCCGCCTTATGAAATGGACCCGCCGAATAGGCTGTACGCTCGCCGCGCTATTCGTAATTGAGATCTTCACCTTGTTCACCGGCCTGCCGGACCCAGTACAGATCGTAATCGTGTACGGGTACAACGGCATCCAGTCCGTCCGCGAGGCCACGGCAGACACCGTCGCGCGATTTCGTCGGCACAACCCAGGCGGTCCACCTCCCGATGCGCGGGTTGTCGCTGCGGCCAACGATTTCGGATTTGGGCTGCTGCGCCGCCTCTGCACCGCCAAGCCGGGACAGAACATCTTCTTCTCCCCCTACAGCGTCTCAGCGGTCACCACGACGTGCGCCAACGCGGCAGACGGAACAACAAGGGCAGCTGTTATGAAGACGCTGCGCCTCGCGCCCTCCGGTCTTGCCGCAGCCAATGCCACGCAGAGGAGTATCCGGGAGTACCTTGCAGATACGGACCCACGCATTCAGGTCAAGACCGCCAATAGCCTGTGGTCCGATTCCACGGTCGACCTGAATCCGGCGTTCGTTGGGTTGATGAAAGCTGACCTGAAGTCCGACGTGGAATCGGCAGACCTGCACACGGCGCTCGGCATGGCCCGCCTGACCGGGTGGATCGCCCGGAACTCGAACGCGAGCCTGGCGTCGGTAATCCCACCGATGGCGCGGGAAGAACATATCGCGCTCGTGAACACCATCACATTCCACGGCAAGTGGAAGGATCAGTTCAAGCGGGCGAACACTCACCCCGACGAGTTCCACCTCGAGGATGGCGTCATCAAGATACTGCCCATGATGTCCCGGTCCGGCGCTGTGCAGGCCACCGGCGGACAGGTGCAGTCTCCGTCCGAGGGCCTGTGGGGTTACACGGTTGCCTGTCTTCCGTACGGCGACGGCTCCATGAGCATGCTGATCGTGCTGCCGAGGTCCGATGTCAAGGCGCATTTATCCGAGCTGTTGCCGCTCATCACCGCGAAGAACGTTGATCGGTGGACGAAGCACATGGGATCACATGTCGGCGGAATCGTGATGCCTCGCTTCAAGGTGAGCTGCCGGCCCGAACTGGACCCGGCCCTTCGGGAGATGGGCCTCGCGCCGGCGTATGACCCAGCGGCGGCGGACTTCACCGCGATGGCGACCAGCAGGTCTGGGAACCCCATCTACCTGAGCCGCACGATCCAGAACGCTTATCTGGAGGTGGACGAGGAGGGTACCCGGGCGGGAGCGATGACCATGCAAAGATACAACACCGCGGGCATGCACGTGCCTATCTTCGTGGATCGGCCGTTCATCTGCCTGATTCGGGACAACCGGACGGGAATGATCCTATTCGCCGGGGCAATCTACGATCCTTCGGCGTGGTAG
- a CDS encoding type II toxin-antitoxin system HicB family antitoxin has translation MEFRVVVEAQRNTYHAYCPNLKGCHSWGATVEEAMQYIEEALQFYVDNVDADENVDGDDPGFGYYTPAN, from the coding sequence ATGGAATTCAGAGTGGTGGTTGAGGCCCAGCGCAACACGTATCACGCGTACTGCCCTAACCTCAAGGGCTGCCACAGCTGGGGCGCAACGGTGGAGGAGGCAATGCAGTACATCGAGGAAGCCCTCCAGTTCTACGTGGACAACGTGGACGCCGATGAAAACGTCGACGGCGACGACCCCGGCTTCGGCTACTATACCCCCGCCAACTGA
- the lysS gene encoding lysine--tRNA ligase, which translates to MPALPFPDAEDELIATRLEKLRALREAGLDPFAVEKFERTNLAADVSARFDDLEGTVARMAGRVVAIRVMGKAQFMHIEDGSGRIQIYLKKDTLGDEAYARLNLVDSGDFLGFEGEVHKTRTGEVTIFVSSYQVLSKALRPLPFGKQTDEGKEYGTLVDVEERHRHRHLDLAVHPEVRERFRQRSAVVSSVRKTMERRGYMEVETPVLQRVAGGAAARPFRTHHNALNADLNLRISLELELKRLIIGGFERVYEIGRVFRNEGISTRHNPEFTLMECYEAYANLEDVMGLVEDVYSSAAMELYGEPSIPYGEGRISVAPPWRRLPLLEGIEQYAGVKPSEFETLESSLRALEAVGLPTEGEHLVGGIIEKFLERFVQPNLKEPTFITNYPLETSPLAKKHPDNPKLVRRFEAYIALQEVGNAFSELNDPVDQWERFAAQADLRAGGDEEAHPMDTEFVKAMTYGMPPTGGLGLGIDRMVMVLTDTASVRDVILFPQMKPEGA; encoded by the coding sequence ATGCCCGCACTTCCGTTTCCAGACGCCGAAGACGAACTGATTGCCACGCGGCTCGAAAAACTGCGCGCTCTGCGCGAGGCCGGACTGGATCCGTTCGCCGTTGAGAAATTCGAGCGGACGAACCTGGCTGCGGACGTGTCCGCCCGATTCGACGACCTCGAAGGAACGGTCGCCCGCATGGCGGGTCGCGTCGTTGCCATCCGTGTCATGGGCAAGGCCCAGTTTATGCACATAGAGGATGGATCCGGGCGGATTCAGATCTACCTCAAGAAGGATACCCTTGGCGACGAGGCATACGCGCGCCTCAACCTTGTGGACAGCGGCGATTTCCTCGGATTCGAAGGCGAGGTCCACAAGACGCGCACGGGCGAAGTCACCATCTTTGTCTCGTCGTACCAGGTGCTCAGCAAGGCTCTTCGCCCCCTTCCGTTCGGCAAGCAAACAGACGAGGGAAAGGAGTATGGTACCCTCGTAGACGTCGAGGAACGGCATCGCCATCGCCACCTGGACCTGGCCGTGCACCCGGAAGTCCGGGAACGGTTCCGCCAGCGCAGCGCGGTGGTATCCAGCGTTCGAAAGACTATGGAGCGGCGCGGCTACATGGAAGTCGAAACCCCCGTTCTTCAGCGAGTCGCCGGCGGCGCCGCCGCGCGGCCGTTTCGCACCCACCATAACGCTCTGAACGCAGACCTCAATCTCCGGATCAGCCTCGAACTGGAATTGAAGCGGCTGATCATCGGCGGCTTTGAACGCGTGTATGAGATCGGCCGCGTCTTTCGCAACGAGGGCATCAGCACCCGCCACAATCCCGAGTTCACGCTCATGGAGTGCTATGAAGCCTACGCCAACCTCGAGGACGTGATGGGCCTCGTCGAAGATGTATATTCCTCGGCAGCGATGGAACTGTATGGCGAACCCAGCATTCCATATGGTGAGGGACGCATCAGTGTCGCCCCGCCCTGGAGACGCCTGCCGCTTCTGGAAGGCATCGAACAATATGCGGGTGTGAAACCGTCAGAATTTGAGACCCTGGAGTCTTCCCTTCGAGCGCTGGAGGCCGTCGGCCTCCCCACCGAGGGCGAGCACCTCGTGGGCGGCATCATCGAGAAGTTTCTGGAACGGTTTGTGCAGCCTAATCTCAAGGAACCGACGTTTATCACCAACTATCCACTGGAAACATCACCGCTCGCGAAGAAGCACCCCGACAATCCGAAACTTGTCCGCCGCTTCGAAGCGTATATCGCCTTGCAGGAGGTCGGCAACGCGTTCAGCGAGCTCAACGACCCGGTGGACCAGTGGGAGCGGTTCGCCGCTCAAGCGGACCTCCGGGCCGGGGGCGACGAAGAAGCGCACCCGATGGACACCGAGTTTGTCAAGGCGATGACCTATGGCATGCCGCCAACGGGCGGCCTGGGACTTGGCATCGACCGGATGGTGATGGTCCTGACGGACACCGCCTCCGTGAGAGACGTGATCCTGTTTCCGCAGATGAAACCGGAAGGGGCGTAG
- the greA gene encoding transcription elongation factor GreA, translating into MPEEAAVLEGSVILTAEGARRLEEQLERLRSIERKEVADRIREAKAFGDLSENNEYEVAKEQQAFVEGRILDLKRILGAASIVEQDDVPTDQVGVGSLVEVQDMEFKEKWRFQMVGPVEANGDDKISYESPVGQSLIGSKVGETVSVDVPVGRLKFKVLKIGR; encoded by the coding sequence ATGCCAGAAGAGGCTGCAGTCCTGGAGGGAAGCGTTATCCTCACAGCCGAGGGTGCGCGTCGCCTTGAGGAACAACTCGAACGACTGCGTAGCATAGAGCGCAAGGAAGTCGCCGATCGGATTCGCGAAGCGAAGGCGTTTGGCGATCTTTCGGAGAACAACGAGTACGAAGTCGCCAAGGAACAGCAGGCGTTCGTCGAAGGGCGTATCCTGGATCTCAAACGCATCCTGGGCGCCGCTTCCATCGTTGAACAGGATGACGTCCCAACGGACCAGGTTGGCGTGGGATCCCTTGTGGAAGTCCAGGACATGGAGTTCAAGGAGAAATGGCGTTTCCAGATGGTTGGCCCGGTGGAGGCAAACGGAGACGACAAGATCTCGTATGAATCACCGGTCGGCCAGAGTCTGATCGGCTCAAAAGTCGGCGAAACCGTCTCGGTGGATGTTCCCGTCGGCCGGCTCAAATTCAAGGTTCTGAAAATCGGGCGATAG
- a CDS encoding SDR family NAD(P)-dependent oxidoreductase: MEKFAFVIHPLDARKDVARKYPIARYLPEQVVEFAIKFSNPQVVGHCTGIRAANGAEAEGWFVACPLSARQMLELPTEFVYDRIVQCGMIAADLGAGILGLGAFTSVVGDAGVTIASRLPIAVTTGNSYTVATAIEAAVTANQLLGRNVEDSVVAVVGATGSIGRTCAMVLGRDARSVTLVGRTESKLNAVAGEVRASGAREVTTSTDVKSALKAADIVVTVTSAVDTVIHPADLKSGAVVCDVARPRDVSVRVVKERPDVLVIEGGVVKIPGDHVDLNFSFGFEPGTAYACMSETMMLALAGRYESFTLGKTVSVEQVRETQRLAQEQGFKLAGFRSFERPVTDETIESVKKAIAAR; the protein is encoded by the coding sequence ATGGAAAAGTTCGCATTCGTTATACATCCTCTGGACGCCCGAAAAGACGTGGCGCGCAAGTATCCCATTGCCCGTTACCTCCCGGAACAGGTTGTCGAGTTCGCCATCAAGTTCAGCAATCCCCAGGTGGTGGGGCACTGCACCGGCATCCGCGCGGCCAATGGCGCAGAGGCGGAGGGTTGGTTTGTCGCCTGCCCGCTTTCGGCGCGCCAGATGTTGGAACTCCCCACAGAGTTCGTCTACGATCGCATCGTTCAGTGCGGAATGATCGCCGCGGATTTGGGCGCCGGTATCCTGGGTCTCGGCGCCTTCACCTCTGTGGTTGGTGATGCCGGCGTCACGATCGCGAGCCGCCTGCCCATCGCGGTGACCACCGGCAATTCCTACACGGTGGCCACCGCTATCGAGGCCGCGGTCACTGCGAACCAACTGCTTGGTCGCAACGTCGAAGATTCCGTGGTTGCCGTCGTTGGAGCCACTGGTTCCATCGGGCGCACGTGTGCGATGGTCCTCGGGCGCGACGCCAGATCAGTAACCCTTGTTGGACGAACCGAGTCCAAGCTGAACGCTGTTGCCGGGGAAGTGCGGGCGAGCGGCGCCCGCGAGGTCACAACGTCCACCGATGTCAAGTCCGCGCTCAAGGCCGCCGATATCGTTGTCACGGTCACCAGTGCGGTTGATACGGTGATCCACCCCGCGGACCTTAAGTCCGGCGCGGTTGTATGCGATGTGGCTCGCCCGCGCGATGTGTCGGTCCGCGTGGTGAAAGAACGGCCCGATGTCCTCGTCATCGAGGGAGGCGTCGTGAAAATCCCTGGCGACCATGTGGACCTTAATTTCTCGTTCGGATTTGAGCCTGGCACGGCTTACGCCTGTATGTCGGAGACGATGATGCTCGCTCTCGCCGGGCGCTACGAAAGTTTTACGTTAGGTAAGACCGTCAGCGTGGAACAAGTGCGGGAGACTCAGCGTTTGGCTCAAGAGCAGGGCTTCAAGCTTGCGGGTTTTCGGAGTTTTGAACGCCCCGTTACGGATGAGACGATCGAAAGCGTTAAGAAAGCGATCGCCGCGCGGTAG
- a CDS encoding quinate 5-dehydrogenase, translating to MKRVVSVSLGSSARDKSQDAEFFGEQFRIERVGVDGSFDKYIAKLEELDGNVDAIGIGGLDVYLWANGRRYAFREAKRLVSHLHKTPWVDGSGLKNTLERETVRRLQADGTVDFRGKKVLMVAGVDRFGMAEALHEAGADLAMGDLMFTLGLPVVIRQWSSFQLIAKMLLPIVVQAPFKLLYPTGEKQDTITPKYPRWYEWADVIAGDFLFIRRYMPERMDGKVILTNTTRKADRQQLVDRGVATLVTTTPSFGGESFGTNVMEGVLVTAAGKRPEEMTPESYMEMLGRLNWSPNVDRLG from the coding sequence GTGAAAAGGGTAGTCAGCGTCAGCCTGGGATCTTCCGCCCGGGACAAATCCCAGGACGCAGAGTTCTTCGGCGAGCAGTTCCGCATCGAGCGCGTTGGCGTCGACGGTTCGTTTGACAAGTACATCGCCAAACTCGAGGAACTGGACGGCAACGTGGATGCCATCGGTATCGGCGGCCTCGACGTGTACCTCTGGGCAAACGGCCGCCGCTATGCCTTCCGCGAGGCTAAACGCCTCGTCAGCCATCTCCATAAAACGCCGTGGGTGGATGGAAGCGGCCTGAAAAACACTTTGGAACGCGAAACCGTCCGCCGCCTCCAGGCAGACGGCACGGTTGACTTCCGGGGCAAGAAGGTCCTGATGGTCGCCGGCGTCGATCGCTTCGGAATGGCCGAAGCGCTTCACGAAGCCGGCGCCGATCTCGCCATGGGCGACCTGATGTTCACCCTCGGCCTGCCCGTCGTGATACGGCAGTGGTCGTCATTCCAGCTGATCGCCAAAATGCTGCTGCCCATCGTCGTGCAGGCGCCGTTCAAACTGCTGTATCCAACCGGGGAGAAGCAGGACACGATTACGCCGAAATACCCCAGGTGGTATGAGTGGGCCGACGTCATCGCTGGTGATTTCCTGTTCATACGCAGGTATATGCCGGAGCGCATGGACGGCAAGGTCATCCTCACGAACACAACACGCAAGGCCGACCGTCAGCAGTTGGTGGATCGTGGTGTCGCCACGCTCGTCACAACGACGCCCAGTTTCGGAGGCGAATCGTTCGGCACCAACGTGATGGAAGGAGTGCTCGTGACCGCTGCCGGCAAGAGGCCGGAGGAGATGACTCCCGAAAGCTACATGGAAATGCTCGGCCGCCTCAACTGGTCCCCCAACGTGGACCGCCTCGGGTGA
- the dusB gene encoding tRNA dihydrouridine synthase DusB, with product MHYGPIETRSPLVLSPMAGYTDHPFRLLCKEQGAGLVCTELLSATAMWYGSERTDEMIDFTDDERPVGVQIFGGDPDHMANAARIVTSKGPDFIDVNLGCSVPKVTRTGACSALARDPVRLREVLTAVISSTHLPVSVKMRKGWDEGEVSAPWVSELCQEVGICAVTIHGRTARQGFDGNADWDIVRHVKGLVTIPVLGSGDLRTPQDVNRRMDESECDGVMIGRSAMGNPWFFAAANAYLEEGEALAAPGTADRIAMMRRHLLLNVEQKGERIGVVAFRCQVAAYCKGIPGGNHLRDAIMRMPGLSDVLNLLDNYREPQQEAE from the coding sequence ATGCACTACGGCCCCATTGAAACCCGAAGCCCGCTCGTGCTCAGCCCCATGGCGGGCTACACGGACCACCCGTTCCGCCTCCTCTGCAAAGAACAGGGTGCCGGCCTCGTCTGCACGGAGCTCCTCAGCGCCACAGCCATGTGGTACGGCAGCGAACGCACGGACGAGATGATCGACTTCACGGACGATGAGCGCCCCGTGGGTGTGCAGATTTTTGGCGGCGATCCCGATCATATGGCAAACGCGGCCCGCATCGTTACCTCCAAAGGCCCGGATTTCATCGACGTCAACCTGGGCTGTTCGGTGCCGAAAGTAACGCGCACCGGGGCCTGCAGTGCGCTGGCCCGCGACCCGGTCCGCCTTCGCGAGGTTCTCACGGCGGTCATTTCCTCAACGCATCTCCCGGTGAGCGTCAAGATGAGGAAGGGTTGGGACGAGGGCGAAGTAAGCGCGCCGTGGGTATCGGAACTCTGCCAGGAGGTGGGCATTTGCGCCGTCACGATTCACGGGCGGACCGCCAGACAGGGCTTCGACGGGAACGCCGACTGGGATATCGTCAGGCACGTGAAGGGACTGGTGACAATCCCCGTTCTTGGCAGCGGCGACCTCAGGACGCCCCAGGATGTGAACCGCCGTATGGACGAGAGCGAGTGCGACGGCGTCATGATCGGCCGTTCCGCAATGGGCAATCCGTGGTTCTTCGCCGCAGCCAACGCGTATCTCGAAGAGGGTGAAGCGCTTGCCGCGCCGGGGACCGCTGACCGCATTGCCATGATGCGCCGCCACCTGTTGCTCAATGTGGAACAAAAAGGTGAGCGGATAGGCGTTGTGGCGTTCCGCTGCCAGGTGGCGGCATACTGTAAGGGAATTCCTGGCGGCAATCACCTGCGTGACGCGATTATGCGCATGCCCGGTCTGTCCGATGTCCTGAACTTGCTCGACAATTACCGTGAACCGCAGCAAGAAGCGGAATAG
- a CDS encoding type III pantothenate kinase: MTHDLLLALDVGNTNITLGAYKGEELVAHWRMGTNRHITADELALAFSGLFRLQGLGEPTEVLAGAASSSVVPPLDRAIRDWGERYLNGRILVVDRTVDLGINIRYNPPEAVGADRLVNAVAAYHAYGGPCIVVDFGTATTYDAIAENGDYLGGAIAPGLGISADALHRAASKLPQTELAKPTAAIGVTTADSLTSGLVYGYAAQVDGMVRRFRRELGPNARAIATGGLAGLICAETEEVSEVDPWLTLDGLRLIWEKTMNDER, translated from the coding sequence ATGACTCACGACCTCCTGCTGGCGCTCGACGTCGGCAACACGAACATAACCCTTGGTGCGTACAAGGGCGAGGAACTCGTCGCGCACTGGCGCATGGGCACCAACCGGCACATCACGGCGGACGAACTGGCCCTCGCCTTCAGTGGCCTCTTTCGGCTTCAGGGCCTCGGCGAACCCACCGAGGTCCTCGCCGGCGCCGCGTCCTCGTCCGTCGTACCGCCTCTCGACCGCGCCATCCGGGACTGGGGTGAGCGCTACCTCAACGGGCGCATCCTCGTTGTCGACCGCACCGTGGACCTTGGCATCAACATCCGGTACAACCCGCCCGAAGCCGTTGGCGCCGATCGCCTTGTCAATGCAGTGGCGGCTTATCACGCATACGGTGGACCATGCATCGTCGTCGATTTCGGCACGGCGACCACGTACGACGCCATCGCCGAAAATGGCGATTACCTCGGCGGCGCCATCGCGCCAGGCCTGGGCATCAGCGCGGACGCTCTGCATCGCGCTGCCAGCAAACTCCCGCAAACCGAACTCGCCAAACCGACGGCCGCCATCGGTGTCACCACGGCCGACAGTCTCACCAGCGGTCTCGTCTACGGCTACGCGGCCCAGGTAGACGGGATGGTTCGCCGCTTCCGCAGGGAACTCGGTCCCAACGCGCGCGCCATCGCCACCGGCGGCCTCGCCGGTCTTATCTGCGCCGAAACCGAGGAAGTGAGTGAAGTCGACCCATGGCTTACCCTCGACGGCCTCCGCCTCATCTGGGAGAAAACGATGAACGATGAACGATGA